The following are encoded in a window of Rhizobium sp. 11515TR genomic DNA:
- the purF gene encoding amidophosphoribosyltransferase — protein MNHSVSFEDDIDGDTLHEECGVFGILGHPDAATLTALGLHALQHRGQEAAGIVSFDGQRFHSERRMGLVGDHYTDPATLARLPGDRSIGHVRYSTTGETILRNVQPLFAELEVGGIAIAHNGNFTNGLTMRRQLIADGAICQSTSDTEVVLHLIARSKHPSSSDRFIDAIRQMEGGYSMLAMTRTKLIAARDPIGIRPLVMGELDGKPIFCSETCALDIIGAKYVRDVENGEVIICEIQPDGSITIDARKPEVSQPERLCLFEYVYFARPDSVVGGRNVYVARKNMGINLAKEAPVAADVVVPVPDGGTPAAIGYAQASGIPFELGIIRNHYVGRTFIEPTQQIRAFGVKLKHSANRAIIEGKRVVLIDDSIVRGTTSVKIVQMIREAGASEVHIRVASPMIFHPDFYGIDTPDADKLLANQYSSLKAMCDYIGADSLEFLSIDGLYRAVGGEPRNNAQPQFTDHYFTGDYPTRLLDKESTSNVRKLSVLASNG, from the coding sequence ATGAACCATTCCGTTTCCTTCGAGGACGATATCGACGGCGACACGCTGCATGAAGAATGTGGCGTCTTCGGCATCCTGGGGCACCCGGATGCGGCAACGCTGACGGCGCTCGGCCTACACGCCTTGCAGCATCGCGGCCAGGAAGCAGCCGGCATCGTCTCCTTCGATGGCCAGCGCTTCCACTCGGAGCGGCGGATGGGTCTTGTCGGCGACCACTATACCGACCCCGCCACCCTCGCCCGCCTCCCCGGTGACCGCTCGATCGGTCATGTACGCTACTCCACCACCGGCGAAACCATCCTTCGCAATGTCCAGCCGCTGTTTGCCGAGCTGGAAGTCGGCGGCATCGCCATTGCCCATAACGGTAATTTCACCAACGGCCTGACCATGCGCCGCCAGCTGATCGCCGATGGTGCCATCTGTCAGTCGACCTCGGATACCGAAGTCGTCCTCCATCTCATCGCCCGCTCCAAGCATCCCTCCTCCTCAGATCGTTTCATCGATGCTATCAGGCAGATGGAAGGCGGCTATTCGATGCTCGCCATGACGCGCACCAAGCTGATCGCCGCCCGCGATCCGATCGGCATCCGGCCGCTGGTCATGGGCGAACTCGACGGCAAGCCCATCTTCTGCTCGGAAACCTGTGCTCTCGACATCATCGGCGCGAAATATGTCCGCGACGTCGAAAACGGCGAAGTCATTATCTGCGAGATCCAGCCTGATGGTTCGATCACTATCGATGCCCGCAAGCCGGAAGTTTCACAGCCCGAGCGTCTATGCCTGTTCGAATATGTCTATTTCGCCCGTCCTGATTCCGTCGTCGGCGGCCGCAACGTCTATGTCGCCCGCAAGAACATGGGGATCAATCTCGCCAAAGAAGCGCCTGTCGCGGCCGATGTGGTCGTGCCAGTTCCGGATGGCGGCACGCCCGCCGCGATCGGCTATGCGCAGGCAAGCGGCATTCCCTTCGAGCTCGGCATCATCCGCAACCATTATGTCGGCCGTACCTTCATCGAGCCTACGCAGCAGATTCGCGCCTTCGGCGTCAAGCTCAAGCATTCCGCCAACCGCGCCATCATCGAGGGCAAGCGTGTCGTGCTGATCGACGATTCCATCGTGCGCGGGACCACGTCCGTGAAGATCGTGCAGATGATCCGCGAAGCCGGCGCCAGCGAGGTGCATATCCGCGTCGCCAGCCCGATGATCTTCCATCCGGATTTCTACGGCATCGACACACCGGACGCCGACAAGCTGCTTGCCAACCAGTACAGCAGCCTGAAGGCCATGTGCGATTACATCGGCGCGGATTCGTTGGAATTCCTGTCGATCGACGGACTCTACCGAGCCGTAGGCGGCGAGCCGCGCAACAATGCGCAGCCGCAGTTCACCGATCATTACTTTACCGGGGACTATCCGACGCGTCTGCTCGACAAGGAAAGCACCAGCAACGTGCGCAAGCTTTCCGTTCTCGCGAGCAATGGTTGA
- a CDS encoding CvpA family protein, protein MPITIFDGIVIGVLLFSAILAMVRGFSREILSIVSWGGSAVAAYYLYPLLVPYALQYKADTKIATIASAAVIFLLALIIISFITIRIADFIIDSRIGALDRTLGFLFGAARGLLLMVVVVAFWNWLVAPAARPDWVNNAKSKPFLDSMVEKLTAALPQDIQARLPAEILNKIAPNQQQQQQQGSGDNATPNDTAPSDDAPAPQTNN, encoded by the coding sequence ATGCCCATTACGATTTTCGACGGTATTGTTATCGGCGTTCTTCTCTTCTCCGCCATTCTGGCCATGGTTCGGGGCTTTTCGCGCGAAATTCTCTCGATCGTCAGCTGGGGCGGCTCCGCAGTCGCCGCCTACTATCTTTATCCGCTGCTCGTTCCCTATGCCCTGCAATACAAGGCCGACACCAAGATCGCCACGATCGCGTCTGCCGCCGTCATCTTCCTGCTGGCGCTCATCATCATTTCTTTCATCACCATCCGGATTGCCGATTTCATCATCGACAGCCGCATCGGCGCGCTCGACCGCACGCTCGGCTTCCTTTTCGGCGCGGCACGCGGCCTGCTGCTGATGGTCGTCGTCGTTGCCTTCTGGAACTGGCTGGTGGCACCGGCCGCACGTCCGGACTGGGTCAACAACGCCAAGTCGAAGCCTTTCCTCGATTCGATGGTCGAGAAGCTGACGGCGGCGCTGCCGCAAGACATTCAGGCAAGGCTGCCGGCTGAAATCCTCAACAAGATCGCGCCAAATCAGCAGCAACAGCAGCAGCAAGGAAGCGGCGACAACGCCACGCCGAACGATACCGCGCCGTCGGATGATGCACCCGCGCCGCAGACAAACAATTGA
- the radA gene encoding DNA repair protein RadA — protein sequence MAKARTQFICQNCGTVHNRWAGKCDSCGAWNTIVEEDPMGGIGGGPAKTPRKGKPVTLTTLSGEIEEAPRIHTGISELDRATGGGFVRGSAVLVGGDPGIGKSTLLMQAAAALARQGHKIVYVSGEEAVAQVRLRAQRLKAADTEVLLAAETNVEDILATLAEGKRPDLVIIDSIQTLWSELAESAPGTVTQVRTGVQAMIRFAKQTGTAMVLVGHVTKDGQIAGPRVVEHMVDAVLYFEGDRGHHYRILRTVKNRFGPTDEIGVFEMSDAGLRDVPNPSELFLGERNEKSPGAAVFAGIEGTRPVLVEVQALVAPTSLGTPRRAIVGWDSARLSMILAVLEAHCGVRLGQHDVYLNIAGGYRISEPAADLAVASALVSSLAGLALPADCVYFGEVSLSGAVRPVAHTAQRLKEAEKLGFSAAVLPAASADLPKVNGGRWSEIDSLPDLVARIAGSRGALKRAEDED from the coding sequence ATGGCTAAGGCCCGCACACAATTCATCTGCCAGAACTGCGGCACGGTCCACAATCGCTGGGCCGGCAAGTGCGACAGTTGCGGCGCATGGAACACCATCGTCGAGGAAGATCCGATGGGCGGGATCGGCGGCGGACCGGCCAAGACGCCGCGAAAGGGCAAGCCCGTCACGCTGACCACGCTTTCGGGTGAAATCGAAGAGGCGCCGCGCATCCATACCGGCATATCCGAGCTCGACCGCGCCACCGGCGGCGGTTTCGTGCGGGGATCGGCCGTTCTCGTGGGCGGCGATCCTGGCATCGGCAAATCGACGCTGCTGATGCAAGCGGCGGCCGCACTCGCCCGTCAGGGGCACAAGATCGTCTATGTCTCCGGTGAAGAGGCTGTGGCGCAGGTCCGCCTCCGCGCCCAACGTCTGAAAGCGGCTGACACCGAAGTGCTGCTGGCGGCCGAAACCAATGTCGAGGACATTCTCGCGACGCTGGCCGAAGGCAAGCGGCCGGATCTCGTCATCATCGATTCCATCCAGACGCTGTGGAGCGAGCTTGCCGAGTCCGCGCCCGGCACGGTGACGCAGGTGCGTACCGGCGTTCAGGCGATGATCCGTTTCGCCAAGCAGACCGGCACGGCGATGGTGCTGGTCGGCCACGTCACTAAGGACGGCCAGATCGCCGGGCCGCGCGTCGTCGAGCATATGGTCGATGCCGTCCTCTATTTCGAGGGCGACCGCGGCCATCACTACCGCATCCTGCGCACCGTGAAGAACCGCTTCGGCCCGACCGACGAGATCGGCGTGTTCGAAATGTCCGACGCCGGGCTTCGCGACGTGCCCAACCCATCCGAGCTCTTCCTGGGCGAGCGCAACGAAAAATCGCCCGGAGCGGCCGTCTTCGCCGGCATCGAGGGGACACGTCCGGTGCTGGTGGAAGTGCAGGCGCTCGTGGCACCAACATCGCTCGGCACGCCGCGCCGCGCCATCGTCGGCTGGGATTCGGCGCGGCTGTCGATGATTCTCGCCGTTCTGGAAGCGCATTGCGGTGTACGGCTCGGCCAGCACGATGTTTACCTCAATATTGCCGGCGGCTACCGCATTTCCGAGCCTGCTGCGGACCTTGCGGTCGCTTCTGCACTGGTTTCCTCCCTGGCCGGTCTTGCTCTGCCCGCCGATTGCGTCTATTTCGGCGAAGTCAGCCTGTCGGGCGCCGTCCGGCCGGTTGCGCACACCGCCCAGCGCCTCAAGGAAGCCGAGAAGCTGGGATTTTCCGCGGCCGTTCTGCCTGCCGCTTCCGCCGATCTGCCAAAGGTCAATGGCGGACGCTGGAGCGAGATCGATAGCCTGCCGGATCTGGTGGCGCGCATTGCCGGATCGAGAGGTGCGCTCAAGCGCGCGGAAGACGAAGACTGA
- a CDS encoding LysE family translocator: MFDYSLAHWMGFLTAAILLNLSPGPDIAFILGHTIRSGMRSGFAALFGIWSGACLHVLMAAAGLSAILAASALAFSTVKWIGAAYLIWLGIQALRSKGEGAWIKEAGRALSLSRIYRQGIMVSLLNPKVAIFFLAFLPQFVVEGAGPVWAQLLLHGSLIIVVAAFIEPPLILLGGRLSDALRRNRSLGLWLDRGLGTLFVALGVRLAISAR; the protein is encoded by the coding sequence GTGTTTGACTATTCTCTTGCGCACTGGATGGGCTTTCTGACCGCGGCAATCCTCCTGAATCTGTCGCCGGGGCCGGATATCGCCTTCATTCTCGGTCACACGATCAGAAGCGGCATGCGCTCCGGCTTTGCAGCGCTGTTCGGCATCTGGAGCGGCGCGTGCCTGCATGTGCTGATGGCGGCCGCCGGCCTCTCGGCGATTCTTGCCGCTTCCGCGCTGGCCTTTTCGACGGTCAAATGGATCGGCGCGGCCTATCTGATCTGGCTCGGCATTCAGGCGCTGCGCTCGAAGGGCGAGGGGGCATGGATCAAGGAGGCCGGTAGGGCCTTGTCCCTCAGCCGCATTTATCGGCAAGGCATCATGGTCTCGCTGCTCAACCCGAAGGTCGCGATCTTCTTCCTGGCTTTCCTGCCTCAATTCGTCGTCGAAGGCGCCGGCCCGGTCTGGGCGCAGCTTCTGCTGCATGGAAGCCTGATCATCGTAGTCGCCGCCTTCATCGAACCGCCGTTGATCCTCCTCGGCGGCCGATTGAGTGACGCGCTTCGGCGCAATCGCAGCCTCGGCCTGTGGCTCGATCGCGGGCTCGGCACGCTCTTTGTCGCCCTTGGCGTTCGGCTGGCGATCAGCGCCCGCTAA
- the alr gene encoding alanine racemase — protein sequence MTDNFNDDDAFASAGLRLTVDLGALVENWRDLARRSGKARTSAVVKADAYGLGIEDVGETLYAAGARDFFVATADEGATLRLYAPEARIFVLSGIWPGMERRFFENDLVPVIASEEQLTFWMSVLSDYGDYPCALQVDTGFNRLGLPMDDAIALADDVSRPASFAPVLVMSHLACGDDPSNAMNRQQLEAFRKVSAAFEGIEASLANSAGIFLGADYHFDLTRPGIATYGGEAVPGMANPMRPVATAEARIIQTRSVKAGETVGYGRALQLTRDSRLAIVSAGYADGYMRSQSSAGVPLRQTGIAGGHGFIAGHKVPVAGRITMDLTIFDVTDLPENLARAGDYVELFGKNILVDEAAKAAGTIGYEMLTSMGLRHERRYISEETEE from the coding sequence ATGACAGATAATTTCAATGACGATGATGCTTTCGCTTCCGCCGGCCTGCGACTGACGGTGGATCTCGGCGCGCTCGTCGAAAACTGGCGCGACCTCGCGCGCCGCTCGGGGAAGGCCCGCACCTCAGCCGTCGTCAAAGCCGATGCCTACGGGCTGGGGATCGAGGATGTCGGCGAAACGCTTTATGCTGCAGGTGCGCGCGATTTCTTCGTCGCCACCGCCGATGAAGGCGCGACATTGCGGCTCTACGCTCCGGAAGCGCGCATCTTCGTCTTGAGCGGCATCTGGCCGGGCATGGAGCGGCGGTTCTTCGAAAACGACCTCGTACCGGTCATTGCTTCGGAAGAACAGTTGACCTTCTGGATGTCGGTTCTGTCGGATTATGGCGACTATCCCTGCGCGCTGCAGGTCGACACCGGCTTCAACCGGCTTGGCCTGCCGATGGATGATGCGATCGCACTTGCGGATGACGTTTCCCGTCCGGCAAGCTTTGCGCCGGTTCTCGTCATGAGCCACCTCGCCTGCGGCGACGATCCGTCCAATGCGATGAACAGGCAGCAGCTCGAGGCCTTCCGCAAAGTCAGTGCCGCCTTCGAAGGCATCGAGGCGAGCCTTGCCAATTCGGCCGGCATCTTTCTCGGGGCCGACTATCATTTCGATCTCACCCGCCCCGGCATCGCCACCTATGGCGGCGAGGCGGTCCCCGGCATGGCCAATCCGATGCGCCCGGTAGCAACGGCGGAGGCGCGGATCATCCAGACCCGATCGGTCAAGGCGGGCGAAACGGTGGGATATGGCCGCGCGCTTCAATTGACCCGCGACAGCCGGCTGGCGATCGTCTCGGCAGGTTACGCCGACGGCTACATGCGCAGTCAGTCGAGCGCCGGCGTGCCATTGCGCCAGACCGGCATTGCGGGCGGCCATGGCTTCATTGCCGGGCATAAAGTGCCCGTTGCCGGCCGCATCACCATGGACCTCACCATCTTCGATGTCACCGATCTGCCGGAAAATCTGGCCCGCGCCGGCGACTACGTTGAACTCTTCGGCAAAAATATCCTGGTGGATGAAGCCGCAAAGGCTGCAGGCACTATCGGTTACGAGATGCTGACCAGCATGGGGCTGCGGCACGAGCGTCGGTATATCTCGGAAGAGACCGAGGAATAG